Proteins found in one Paenibacillus borealis genomic segment:
- the ypeB gene encoding germination protein YpeB has protein sequence MYKRLSAIMFPLTALLLLGALVWGYQENQEKNSILIKAENQYQRAFHDLSYHVERLHGELGNTLAVNTTSNGMHRKGLVNVWRITSEAQNEINQLPLTLLPFSETEEFLSKISNFSYKAAVRDFTKQPLTEGEMANLKTLYANSAEISKDLQDVQNKVISNRLRWMDVETALATEEKAEDNTIIDGFKTVDKRVAAYPELDYGPSVASIYDKRSVKKLGGKPVTAEQVKAKALKFAGLGGNAKVKIQENGKGTEWASYTATITSADHKEPVTMDFTAEGGLLISYNDNREVGPAKVSMKQAVEKAGKFLEKKGYPGMTAVSADRYDNLGNLTFVTSQDGVLIYPEKMSVRVGLDTGEATGFQASDYVHEHKEKREIPKPQLSLAEVRAKLNPEFKELYNRLAWIENEDAEELLTYEFGGKINGSQFRIYLNAADGNEESVEQVRTSSGAQDK, from the coding sequence ATGTACAAAAGATTAAGTGCCATAATGTTCCCGCTTACCGCACTCTTGCTGCTTGGAGCGCTGGTCTGGGGGTATCAGGAGAACCAGGAGAAGAATTCGATTCTGATCAAAGCGGAGAATCAATATCAGCGTGCGTTCCATGATCTGTCCTATCATGTGGAGCGGCTTCATGGAGAGCTGGGTAATACGCTGGCGGTCAACACCACCTCCAATGGAATGCACCGCAAAGGTCTGGTGAATGTATGGCGGATTACGAGCGAGGCGCAGAACGAGATCAACCAGCTGCCGCTTACGCTGCTGCCGTTCAGTGAGACGGAAGAATTTCTCTCAAAGATCTCCAATTTCTCCTATAAGGCAGCGGTACGGGATTTCACCAAGCAGCCGCTGACAGAAGGGGAAATGGCCAACCTGAAGACACTCTATGCCAATTCGGCTGAGATTTCCAAGGATCTGCAGGATGTCCAGAACAAAGTCATTAGCAACCGGCTGCGCTGGATGGATGTCGAAACGGCATTGGCTACAGAGGAGAAAGCAGAAGACAATACGATCATTGACGGGTTCAAAACGGTCGACAAGCGGGTTGCTGCCTATCCTGAGCTGGACTATGGCCCTTCGGTAGCAAGTATATATGATAAGCGTTCTGTCAAGAAGCTGGGCGGCAAGCCCGTCACAGCAGAGCAGGTCAAAGCCAAGGCGCTAAAATTTGCCGGGTTGGGCGGGAATGCAAAAGTGAAGATCCAGGAAAATGGTAAGGGGACCGAATGGGCATCCTACACAGCAACTATTACCTCGGCAGACCACAAAGAGCCGGTCACCATGGATTTCACGGCAGAAGGCGGATTGTTGATCTCCTACAACGACAACCGAGAAGTGGGTCCGGCCAAGGTGTCGATGAAGCAGGCTGTGGAGAAGGCGGGCAAGTTTCTGGAGAAGAAGGGATATCCCGGCATGACTGCAGTCAGTGCTGACAGATACGATAACCTGGGCAATTTGACCTTCGTTACGAGCCAGGACGGCGTGCTGATCTATCCGGAGAAGATGTCGGTGCGGGTCGGACTGGATACGGGGGAAGCAACCGGATTTCAGGCCAGCGATTATGTGCATGAGCATAAGGAAAAACGTGAGATTCCTAAGCCGCAGCTGTCCCTGGCCGAAGTCAGAGCCAAGCTGAACCCGGAGTTCAAAGAATTGTATAACAGGCTGGCCTGGATTGAGAATGAAGATGCCGAAGAACTGCTGACGTATGAATTCGGAGGCAAAATCAACGGCTCACAGTTCCGGATCTATCTGAATGCTGCAGACGGGAATGAGGAATCGGTTGAGCAGGTCCGTACCTCCTCAGGAGCGCAGGACAAATAA
- the prsW gene encoding glutamic-type intramembrane protease PrsW, producing the protein MLLLSVISSAVAPGLALLTFFYLKDKYDQEPLHMVLKVFLLGLIIVLPVMIIQRGLVLGLDGGPYVDSFLISSGVEEGLKWFVLYHMIYNHTEFDEPYDGILYAVAISLGFATIENVMYAWYSNASIGSMVMRALLPVSGHAMFGVIMGYHMGRAKFSKGVKTRGILLISLLLPWLWHGIYDFILTTTANYWIWFIVPLMAVLWYGGMGKVARANSRSPFRFLKREEEVNL; encoded by the coding sequence GTGCTTTTGTTATCGGTCATTTCGTCAGCAGTGGCACCGGGACTTGCGCTGCTGACTTTTTTCTATCTGAAAGACAAGTATGATCAGGAGCCGCTCCATATGGTGCTGAAGGTGTTCCTGCTCGGCCTGATTATCGTTCTGCCGGTGATGATCATCCAGAGAGGTCTTGTGCTTGGTCTGGACGGCGGCCCTTATGTAGATTCGTTTCTGATCTCCTCCGGCGTGGAGGAAGGTCTGAAGTGGTTTGTGCTGTACCATATGATTTACAATCATACCGAATTTGACGAGCCCTATGATGGAATACTATACGCCGTAGCGATTTCGCTCGGCTTCGCAACGATAGAGAATGTAATGTATGCCTGGTACAGCAATGCTTCAATCGGTTCAATGGTCATGAGGGCGCTGCTTCCGGTATCCGGCCATGCCATGTTTGGCGTGATTATGGGTTACCATATGGGAAGGGCCAAGTTTTCAAAAGGAGTCAAGACCAGGGGGATTCTGCTTATTTCCCTGCTGCTGCCTTGGCTCTGGCACGGGATCTATGATTTTATACTGACAACTACGGCAAACTATTGGATCTGGTTCATCGTGCCCCTGATGGCTGTTTTATGGTACGGAGGGATGGGCAAGGTGGCGCGGGCCAACAGCCGCTCCCCGTTTCGTTTTTTGAAGCGGGAGGAAGAGGTTAACCTATAA
- a CDS encoding genetic competence negative regulator — MRIERLSQDKIRIFLTFDDLSERGIQKEDMWQEVPKVHDLFTEMMDQAYSELGFDATGPLAVEVFALPAQGMVVIVTRGKYDHHSYGGSGEDELPEEIYEMEVTLEQSDSIVYAFRDFEVLVEAAHVLIGNITSQGQLYSYNDKWYLYFDPKEFEEAALSGLVGVLAEFGDSSPVTQAVLAEYGKTVMAENAIQTLCTHFKRQE; from the coding sequence ATGAGAATAGAGCGATTAAGTCAAGATAAGATACGGATTTTCCTCACTTTTGACGACCTGAGCGAGCGGGGCATCCAGAAGGAAGACATGTGGCAGGAAGTTCCCAAGGTGCACGACCTCTTTACGGAAATGATGGATCAGGCGTACAGTGAACTTGGTTTTGACGCTACAGGTCCGCTTGCCGTGGAAGTGTTCGCATTGCCCGCGCAAGGCATGGTCGTTATTGTGACCCGGGGGAAATATGATCACCATTCGTACGGTGGTTCCGGGGAAGATGAATTGCCTGAAGAGATTTACGAGATGGAAGTTACTCTTGAACAAAGCGACTCCATTGTATATGCATTCCGCGATTTTGAGGTTCTGGTTGAAGCGGCCCATGTGCTCATCGGCAATATTACTTCTCAAGGACAGCTGTATTCTTATAATGATAAATGGTATCTCTACTTTGATCCGAAGGAATTTGAAGAAGCGGCATTATCGGGTCTTGTAGGCGTGCTTGCGGAGTTCGGTGATTCTTCTCCGGTTACCCAGGCTGTACTGGCTGAATACGGCAAAACAGTGATGGCGGAGAACGCAATCCAGACATTGTGCACTCATTTTAAACGCCAGGAATAA